In the Prosthecobacter dejongeii genome, one interval contains:
- a CDS encoding sugar phosphate isomerase/epimerase family protein has translation MSSRRTFFRQTLGVAALSLAPHVSSAAVAPRKLRKAIMGGTLGIKGTLIEKYTAAKAAGYEGVEPAGGMNQQEVLDALGVTGLEAASVCCHTHWKQTLTHNDESLREEGLQGVLTTLRDAKAYGAGSILVVPGVCNEEVPYDVAWERSITQLKKAVPLAKELGVKISIENVWNNFILSPLEAVRFLDEVGDPIVGWHFDIGNVLRYGWPEQWIKVLGPRINRIHVKEYSTKKMKDEGVWKGFDCDLTEGDNNWPAIMKALDDIGYTGWAISEQRGGLNPNGLKMLTERMDRIFAM, from the coding sequence ATGTCCTCACGTCGCACTTTTTTCCGTCAGACTCTGGGCGTTGCTGCGCTCAGCCTCGCCCCGCATGTTTCATCGGCAGCCGTTGCACCTCGTAAGCTACGCAAAGCCATCATGGGCGGAACATTGGGAATCAAAGGAACTTTGATCGAAAAATACACCGCCGCTAAAGCTGCGGGTTACGAGGGAGTCGAGCCTGCTGGTGGTATGAATCAACAGGAGGTATTGGATGCTTTAGGTGTGACGGGTCTGGAGGCTGCTAGCGTGTGCTGTCACACGCATTGGAAGCAGACTCTGACGCACAATGATGAGTCTTTAAGAGAAGAGGGCCTGCAGGGCGTTCTCACGACATTGCGAGATGCGAAAGCTTATGGCGCGGGATCTATTTTGGTGGTCCCTGGGGTGTGCAATGAAGAGGTTCCGTATGATGTGGCTTGGGAAAGGTCCATCACTCAGCTCAAAAAAGCCGTGCCTTTGGCGAAGGAATTGGGGGTGAAGATCTCCATCGAGAACGTGTGGAATAATTTTATTCTGAGCCCCCTGGAGGCAGTGCGTTTTCTAGATGAAGTCGGTGACCCGATTGTTGGCTGGCATTTCGATATTGGCAATGTGCTGCGTTACGGATGGCCCGAACAATGGATCAAGGTACTCGGGCCACGGATCAATCGAATCCATGTCAAAGAATACAGCACCAAAAAGATGAAGGACGAAGGCGTGTGGAAAGGCTTTGATTGCGATCTCACAGAAGGAGACAACAACTGGCCTGCCATCATGAAGGCGCTTGATGATATCGGTTACACGGGCTGGGCGATTAGCGAGCAGCGAGGCGGGCTGAACCCAAACGGGCTCAAAATGCTGACGGAGCGAATGGACCGTATCTTTGCCATGTAA
- the hpt gene encoding hypoxanthine phosphoribosyltransferase: MPVLSGVLSDLHRVLLSAESIRSRVTEMARTIERDYAGKEITVVVLMDGALFFVADLLRQIDLPMRIVTLGASSYHGGTESTGQVKINWPAGVEFCGQDILLLDDILDTGLTLKALRDRLQGESPATLKTAVLLDKKRPRQHVVPLNYCGFEIEDEFVVGYGMDYQGRFRNLPCIGILKP; the protein is encoded by the coding sequence ATGCCTGTCCTTTCTGGAGTCTTGAGCGATCTACACCGTGTGCTGCTCAGCGCGGAATCCATTCGCAGTCGTGTCACTGAAATGGCCCGGACGATTGAGCGCGATTATGCAGGAAAAGAGATCACCGTGGTGGTGCTCATGGACGGTGCCTTGTTTTTTGTGGCAGACCTTCTTCGGCAGATTGACCTGCCGATGCGCATTGTCACGCTAGGGGCCAGCAGTTACCACGGAGGCACAGAATCTACGGGTCAGGTGAAGATTAACTGGCCGGCTGGGGTGGAGTTCTGTGGTCAGGATATTTTACTCTTGGATGATATTTTAGACACAGGACTGACTCTCAAAGCCCTGCGTGACCGATTGCAGGGAGAGTCCCCAGCCACACTGAAAACGGCCGTCTTGCTCGATAAAAAGCGGCCTCGGCAACATGTTGTCCCGCTGAATTACTGCGGGTTTGAAATCGAAGACGAATTTGTCGTGGGCTATGGCATGGATTATCAGGGACGATTCCGTAACCTACCGTGCATTGGTATTTTGAAGCCATGA
- the pdxH gene encoding pyridoxamine 5'-phosphate oxidase, producing MLDFPPTNLRDLRVSYDLDSLTEETAPSDPHILFNLWLQDALAHALPEPNAMTLSTIGSDGGPNSRTVLLKGLDERGFHFFTNYDSRKGRDIAANPRAALTFLWTQRHHQVCVRGTISKLPREDAESYFNSRPIGHQIGAWVSDQSAVIPGREWLHQRETEMAARFGTGPIPCPPNWGGYTLLASEIEFWQGRVSRLHDRLRYTRHEGGWKMERLSP from the coding sequence ATGCTAGACTTCCCACCCACCAACCTACGCGACCTCCGCGTGAGCTACGATCTGGATAGCCTAACCGAGGAGACTGCCCCAAGCGATCCGCATATCCTCTTCAATCTTTGGCTCCAAGATGCCTTGGCTCATGCTCTGCCTGAACCGAACGCCATGACTCTTTCCACCATTGGCAGTGATGGCGGGCCCAACAGCCGCACCGTCCTTTTAAAGGGACTGGATGAGCGTGGCTTTCATTTTTTCACCAACTACGACAGCCGCAAAGGGCGGGACATCGCTGCAAATCCACGCGCAGCGCTTACCTTCCTGTGGACGCAGCGCCATCATCAAGTGTGCGTGCGAGGGACGATTTCCAAACTCCCCCGTGAAGATGCGGAGAGCTACTTCAACAGCCGCCCTATCGGTCACCAGATAGGGGCTTGGGTTTCGGACCAGAGCGCGGTTATCCCAGGACGTGAATGGCTGCACCAGCGTGAAACCGAAATGGCAGCTCGTTTCGGCACTGGCCCCATCCCCTGCCCCCCCAACTGGGGAGGCTACACCCTACTGGCCTCTGAGATCGAATTTTGGCAGGGCCGCGTAAGTCGCCTGCATGACCGCCTGCGCTACACCCGCCATGAGGGAGGCTGGAAGATGGAACGGCTCAGCCCTTAA
- a CDS encoding class I SAM-dependent methyltransferase, whose protein sequence is MKDIVDNRRHISLGKKLSLAWLIVKENGIIWCAAFATYYLASAVGARAFKLMDHIRRRDGVPGMNSRALNKAIWEAWDWQAGGEEWTPNEAWKTGIIEHVLRGYMPQGGQVLEIGPGGGRWTGELIQRADGLLGVDISASCVEVCAEKFGSTGKAKFVVGSGNDLSGVPDRSMDALWSFDVFVHINQAEVERYADEFRRVFKPGAVGIIHHGSVGGGLGGWRSNLTHEAMLDLLKKRGFEIVASFKEFTHAGVTHQTGLYEDVVTVFRQPA, encoded by the coding sequence ATGAAGGACATCGTCGATAACCGCCGCCACATCTCGTTAGGTAAAAAACTGAGCCTTGCTTGGCTCATTGTGAAGGAGAACGGCATCATCTGGTGTGCCGCCTTTGCGACCTATTATCTCGCCAGTGCTGTGGGAGCCCGCGCCTTCAAGTTAATGGATCACATCCGCCGTCGTGATGGCGTGCCTGGGATGAATAGTCGCGCATTGAATAAAGCCATCTGGGAGGCCTGGGACTGGCAGGCTGGTGGTGAGGAATGGACGCCAAATGAAGCCTGGAAGACAGGAATCATTGAGCATGTCCTGCGTGGTTACATGCCGCAGGGTGGGCAGGTTTTAGAAATTGGCCCTGGTGGGGGGCGCTGGACGGGCGAACTCATCCAGCGTGCGGATGGACTGCTCGGTGTGGATATTTCAGCTTCCTGTGTGGAGGTGTGTGCAGAAAAATTTGGCAGCACGGGCAAAGCTAAATTTGTGGTCGGCTCAGGCAATGACCTTTCCGGCGTGCCAGATCGCAGCATGGATGCCCTATGGAGTTTTGATGTCTTCGTTCATATCAATCAGGCTGAGGTTGAGCGTTATGCAGATGAGTTTCGCCGAGTCTTCAAACCCGGTGCTGTGGGTATCATTCACCACGGCAGCGTGGGTGGTGGTCTCGGCGGCTGGCGCAGTAATCTGACCCATGAGGCTATGCTGGACCTCCTCAAAAAGCGTGGCTTTGAGATTGTGGCTTCCTTCAAGGAATTCACTCATGCGGGAGTGACGCATCAGACTGGCCTGTATGAAGATGTGGTGACGGTCTTTCGCCAACCAGCCTGA
- a CDS encoding MoaD/ThiS family protein: MITRVLFFSVLRDITGHEEITWQMPEGASVADLLDSLYRRWPKLEDWDSSLLVAVDLTYVKKTELLHPQCEVALMPPVQGG; this comes from the coding sequence ATGATCACACGTGTACTTTTTTTCTCAGTGTTACGCGACATCACGGGTCACGAAGAAATCACCTGGCAGATGCCAGAGGGTGCAAGTGTCGCAGATTTGCTGGACAGTCTTTACCGCCGATGGCCCAAGCTGGAGGATTGGGACTCTAGCCTACTGGTGGCGGTGGATCTAACCTATGTGAAGAAAACGGAACTTTTACATCCTCAATGCGAGGTCGCACTGATGCCTCCTGTGCAAGGAGGATGA
- a CDS encoding DUF4340 domain-containing protein, translating to MKKILTLLIILVGLVGAGLVYQKQQNEGLNTAANRGVKTREMLLPDLDIQGIKKIRLKDATSETTVKISEDGKSATVLERGGYPASMDRISSVRSELYQQRIANKQEVRKGAWAEIKVQPPGEAPEGVGTQVELSDAGGKVIKSFVLGKTIDTAGGRTSNQFGGGSQRFVRIPEDGDTIWVVSNPFTDLEAKPDSWLDKAFIDIQKIKEITVVPPQAEEGWKVGRKTDAELEFALLDAKVGEALDGTKLAVSNLLSTPVFNDVVTKDKTAEALKGAIKVNIVTFEGFVYDLLVAKQPSEDGVGRFYLSVKVTGNFPKSRPPVKDEKEEEKKKADEAFATQIKGLESKLAKEQKFADWVFEVSEYTVNNIFKKRSEIVKVDAKATPAPAVANPPVFPTPTAAPSAVATPPIQVPVAPTPPAPAAPATEEKK from the coding sequence ATGAAGAAAATTCTCACACTTCTTATCATCCTTGTTGGGCTGGTCGGAGCCGGGCTTGTTTATCAAAAACAGCAGAATGAGGGGCTGAATACGGCCGCGAATCGGGGCGTAAAAACGCGCGAAATGTTGCTGCCAGATCTAGACATCCAAGGAATCAAAAAAATCCGACTGAAGGATGCGACTTCGGAAACCACTGTGAAAATCAGTGAAGATGGCAAATCGGCTACGGTGCTAGAACGTGGTGGGTATCCAGCCAGCATGGACCGAATCAGCTCCGTGCGTAGCGAACTCTACCAGCAGCGGATTGCCAACAAACAAGAAGTCCGCAAAGGTGCCTGGGCCGAAATCAAGGTGCAACCACCTGGGGAAGCTCCTGAGGGCGTAGGCACTCAAGTGGAACTGTCAGATGCCGGTGGTAAGGTCATCAAATCGTTCGTCTTGGGTAAAACCATTGACACCGCAGGTGGACGCACGAGCAACCAGTTCGGTGGCGGCAGCCAGCGTTTCGTTCGCATTCCGGAAGATGGTGATACCATCTGGGTGGTCAGCAATCCATTCACGGATTTGGAAGCCAAGCCTGATTCCTGGTTGGACAAGGCCTTCATTGATATCCAGAAAATCAAAGAGATCACCGTTGTTCCTCCTCAAGCTGAAGAAGGCTGGAAAGTCGGCCGTAAAACGGATGCTGAGTTGGAGTTTGCTCTTTTGGATGCTAAAGTGGGTGAGGCTCTGGATGGAACCAAGCTGGCTGTGAGCAATCTGCTTTCGACTCCGGTCTTCAACGATGTGGTGACGAAGGACAAAACGGCTGAAGCACTCAAAGGCGCGATCAAGGTTAACATCGTGACCTTCGAAGGTTTTGTCTATGATTTGCTGGTGGCTAAACAGCCTTCTGAAGATGGAGTTGGTCGCTTTTATCTGAGCGTGAAAGTAACGGGGAACTTCCCAAAATCACGTCCGCCAGTGAAAGACGAGAAGGAAGAAGAAAAGAAAAAAGCGGATGAAGCTTTCGCGACTCAGATCAAAGGCCTCGAAAGCAAGTTGGCCAAAGAGCAGAAGTTTGCAGACTGGGTGTTTGAAGTGTCTGAATACACCGTCAACAATATCTTCAAAAAGCGCAGTGAGATCGTGAAAGTCGATGCGAAAGCAACCCCTGCTCCGGCAGTGGCCAATCCACCTGTTTTCCCAACTCCTACTGCTGCGCCCTCGGCAGTAGCTACGCCACCGATTCAAGTGCCTGTAGCACCCACACCTCCAGCACCGGCTGCGCCTGCGACCGAAGAAAAGAAATAG